A DNA window from Lepidochelys kempii isolate rLepKem1 chromosome 9, rLepKem1.hap2, whole genome shotgun sequence contains the following coding sequences:
- the LOC140917716 gene encoding ligand of Numb protein X 2-like: MLDIMADPAVEEQVSKISELCHKCGQFHLLQDNHLYNFQDEVDDELVCHICLQPLLQPMDTPCGHTYCFKCLENFMQEYNFCPMDRKKLSFQYCRKSSLLVRNLLDKLTILCPFQKECQQTMQRCELEAHLQNRCPGFKKYKSDIERRKNPHSKGKEDPITREETNAAREAELTDGASSLVAESSIAAVVSLGTVEPGLVNPAFEEGEEGDLPQKASLVAETSTIEIHRDDPEEELGMRIVGGKDTPLGNIVVQEVLRDSVVASDGKIAPGDHILEVNGVNISSMTHCQAISLLRHPSPVLHLMVLQEKGFSNRTLKQDSSPAVNREVIHVTLMKRDPSEPLGIKLIRKTDEAGIFILDLLDGGLAAKNGKLSQNDKVLSINGQDLRQGTPEAAAQIIQTSEARVNFVVLRQSGVQLPDAVEDGGTPNSSSSSNGGSPVHHRRRPDQNHYRRKSNYQKDLPQGYLSQEKTVAIKKEPKESLGITIGGGRDHKNKLPIYVTSVQPIGCLFRDGRIKRGDVLLNINGIDLTHLNYYEAVSALKSNAASHTVVLKALEILVPERVPEPTDPSSDIREHGFSWSPLWITWLGLPTYLHFCQDIVLRKSNSESWGFSIVGGFEEGKGNQPFFIKTIVPATPAFCDRRLKCGDEIVAVNGVSAVGMSNSELIPMLKEQKNKVTLTLVSWPGSLV, from the exons ATGTTGGATATCATGGCTGACCCTGCAGTGGAAGAGCAGGTCTCTAAAATCAGTGAACTTTGCCATAAATGTGGCCAGTTCCACCTGTTACAGGACAATCATCTTTATAACTTCCAAGATGAAGTGGATGATGAGCTGGTTTGCCATATCTGCCTTCAGCCTTTGCTCCAGCCCATGGATACACCCTGTGGACACACATACTGTTTCAAGTGCCTTGAGAACTTCATGCAGGAGTATAACTTTTGTCCCATGGATCGGAAAAAACTGAGTTTCCAATACTGCCGAAAGTCTAGCCTTCTAGTGAGAAACCTGCTGGATAAGTTGACTATCCTCTGTCCCTTCCAGAAAGAGTGTCAGCAGACTATGCAGAGGTGTGAACTAGAAGCCCATTTACAGAACAG GTGTCCTGGCTTCAAGAAATACAAGTCTGACATAGAAAGGAGAAAAAATCCACATTCCAAGGGCAAGGAAGATCCCATAACCAGGGAGGAAACTAATGCTGCCAGAGAGGCGGAGCTAACAGATGGAGCATCCTCGCTGGTGGCAGAAAGCTCTATAGCGGCTGTGGTATCTCTGGGGACTGTGGAGCCTGGACTCGTTAATCCAGCATTTGAGGAGGGTGAAGAAGGAG ACCTGCCTCAGAAAGCTAGTCTTGTGGCTGAAACAAGTACAATTGAAATTCACCGAGATGATCCAGAAGAAGAGCTAGGAATGCGGATAGTTGGGGGCAAAGACACCCCTTTAGGGAACATTGTTGTTCAGGAAGTCCTTCGGGATTCTGTTGTTGCTTCAGATGGAAAAATAGCACCTGGAGACCATATCCTTGAG GTGAATGGTGTCAACATCAGCAGCATGACTCATTGCCAAGCTATCTCCTTGCTGCGCCACCCAAGTCCTGTTCTTCACCTTATGGTCCTGCAGGAAAAGGGATTTTCCAACAGGACTCTCAAACAGGATTCTAGCCCTGCTGTTAACCGGGAAGTGATTCATGTTACGCTGATGAAGAGAGACCCATCTGAACCGCTGGGAATCAAACTGATTAGGAAGACCGACGAGGCAGGGATTTTTATTCTGGACCTGCTTGACGGAGGCTTGGCAGCCAAAAATGGAAAGCTGAGTCAGAATGACAAAGTCCTCTCTATAAATGGCCAGGACCTGAGGCAGGGAACACCTGAGGCTGCTGCACAGATAATACAG ACCAGTGAGGCAAGAGTGAACTTTGTGGTCCTAAGGCAGTCTGGTGTACAGCTGCCAGATGCTGTTGAGGATGGTGGCACACCaaacagtagcagcagcagcaacggaGGGAGTCCAGTGCACCATCGGAGGAGACCTGACCAGAATCATTACAGACGAAAATCAAACTACCAAAAG GATCTACCTCAAGGATACCTCAGCCAGGAAAAGACAGTTGCAATAAAAAAGGAGCCAAAGGAATCTTTGGGAATCACCATTGGAGGTGGAAGGGACCATAAAAACAAACTTCCTATTTATGTAACTAGCGTGCAACCCATTGGATGCCTCTTCAGGGACGGCAGGATCAAGAGAG GAGATGTGCTTTTGAATATAAATGGCATCGATTTGACTCATCTAAACTACTATGAAGCTGTCTCAGCACTGAAATCCAATGCAGCTTCCCACACGGTAGTGCTGAAAGCCCTGGAAATTCTTGTACCAGAGAGGGTGCCAGAACCCACAGACCCATCCTCTGATATCAGGGAACACGGATTCAGTTGGTCACCCCTTTGGATCACATGGCTTGGATTACCTAC CTATCTTCACTTCTGTCAAGATATTGTCCTTCGTAAAAGTAACTCAGAAAGCTGGGGATTCAGCATTGTTGGAGGCTTTGAAGAAGGCAAAGGAAACCagccatttttcattaaaaccaTAGTGCCTGCAACACCTGCCTTCTGTGACAGAAGACTAAA